Proteins encoded together in one Candidatus Xianfuyuplasma coldseepsis window:
- the ord gene encoding 2,4-diaminopentanoate dehydrogenase, producing MKNIHVVIWGFGAMGKGMADMLLTKKGVEITGVCDRNPAIINTSIFSLLEEPKRNHPDVIITDDITTLLDKEICDIVLLATDSFTKNAFPKMKQVLEAGINCISTAEEMAYPKAQEPELAKELDAIAKAHNVTLLGTGINPGFIMDLLVIALSGTMKRVDHIEANRVNSLSPFGPAVMEEQGVGITLEEFHQGVDSKTLAGHVGFAESIQMIADALGVPLTRFEQQMKPIVTTVDRKSPYGEAKKGHVAGVNMTGQGYVGNDVFIDMKHPQQIEPEMEGTHTGDYITIKGVPEINMGIQPEIDGGIGTIAMCVNMIPHVLNSKPGLKTMIDLPVPRAILGDMRDLIDS from the coding sequence ATGAAAAACATCCATGTAGTAATCTGGGGATTTGGCGCCATGGGTAAAGGAATGGCGGACATGTTATTAACGAAAAAAGGTGTTGAAATTACCGGTGTATGTGATCGTAATCCTGCGATTATAAATACCAGTATCTTTTCCCTATTAGAAGAACCCAAACGTAACCATCCGGATGTCATCATCACCGATGATATTACGACCTTATTAGATAAAGAGATCTGCGATATCGTATTACTTGCAACCGATAGTTTTACCAAAAATGCATTTCCGAAAATGAAACAAGTATTAGAAGCGGGAATCAACTGCATCTCCACAGCCGAAGAAATGGCGTATCCAAAAGCACAGGAACCAGAACTAGCGAAGGAGTTGGATGCGATTGCCAAAGCCCATAACGTAACATTGTTGGGTACCGGAATCAATCCGGGATTCATTATGGATTTACTCGTTATTGCATTAAGTGGTACAATGAAACGTGTAGACCACATTGAAGCCAACCGTGTTAATAGCCTCAGTCCGTTCGGTCCGGCGGTTATGGAAGAACAAGGAGTGGGTATTACACTGGAAGAATTTCATCAGGGTGTTGACAGCAAAACCCTTGCAGGACATGTTGGATTTGCCGAAAGCATTCAAATGATAGCAGATGCACTTGGAGTACCGCTAACTCGCTTCGAACAACAAATGAAACCAATCGTTACAACCGTAGACCGTAAGAGTCCTTATGGTGAAGCGAAAAAAGGACATGTAGCCGGTGTTAATATGACGGGACAAGGATATGTCGGTAATGACGTCTTTATCGATATGAAACACCCACAGCAAATCGAACCCGAAATGGAAGGAACCCATACCGGTGATTACATTACTATAAAGGGTGTACCGGAAATCAACATGGGAATCCAACCGGAAATTGACGGGGGTATTGGTACCATTGCTATGTGTGTCAATATGATACCCCACGTTCTAAACAGTAAACCAGGATTGAAAACAATGATTGATCTCCCGGTTCCCCGCGCTATATTAGGAGATATGAGAGATCTTATTGATTCATAA
- a CDS encoding InlB B-repeat-containing protein, which translates to MKKFMLIIVSSMVLFLASCVPSGTFYTVTFDSKGGSEVAAIEVEEGELPEIPKDPYRIGYTFDRWYVDEDYTTRFNFFDRMEDNVTVYAKWNVNKYFIRFYDDRNNLLKFYVVEYGQDLSFVTYPIPPERNELKFASWTEQVPDIMPASDLGIYATYMEEDHLDLSYR; encoded by the coding sequence ATGAAAAAATTCATGCTCATTATTGTTTCTAGCATGGTACTATTTCTCGCTTCTTGTGTTCCAAGCGGGACCTTTTACACGGTAACATTTGATAGTAAAGGCGGTTCAGAAGTCGCTGCCATTGAAGTCGAAGAAGGGGAATTACCTGAGATACCAAAAGATCCCTATCGCATTGGGTATACTTTTGATCGTTGGTATGTTGATGAAGATTATACAACACGGTTTAACTTCTTTGATCGCATGGAAGACAATGTGACGGTGTATGCAAAGTGGAACGTTAATAAATACTTTATTCGCTTCTATGATGATCGGAATAATCTCTTAAAATTCTACGTTGTCGAATATGGGCAGGATTTGAGTTTTGTCACGTATCCTATCCCACCTGAACGAAATGAATTGAAGTTTGCGAGTTGGACCGAGCAAGTCCCAGATATTATGCCCGCGAGTGATTTAGGTATTTATGCAACCTATATGGAAGAAGACCATTTAGA
- the ortA gene encoding 2-amino-4-oxopentanoate thiolase subunit OrtA, translated as MIDKGTYVRIRQTVLQPQERSTHLPEETTKVPFKIWVKGYLQEDADLFDIVTIKTPLGHTFTGRLKEANPPYRHTYGDFVPEILKVREIIHTDLWGDSHE; from the coding sequence ATGATTGATAAAGGAACCTATGTACGCATTAGGCAGACCGTGCTACAACCACAAGAACGCTCAACCCATCTTCCCGAAGAAACCACCAAAGTCCCCTTTAAGATTTGGGTAAAAGGATATCTTCAAGAAGATGCGGATTTATTTGATATTGTTACCATTAAAACGCCCTTAGGACATACGTTCACAGGTCGTTTAAAAGAAGCAAATCCACCATATCGTCATACGTATGGTGATTTTGTTCCTGAGATATTAAAAGTTCGTGAAATCATCCA
- a CDS encoding potassium channel family protein, with translation MAETKKTTTSSTKKSTTTKKPSTQKKSTSTKKSTTSTKKPSTRKKSTSSSTSKTTRTKKPKAETGRIKDKSELTTLETLEAQVEGKVIRERQPLGKLFYLIFSIVFYAVAYFYINTTVYAGSDWIETAIFAFAALFIAFVLMLFNVHMLVFYFFVLPFRRLFKQAKMEAHKEIFFSVGKNKVQTTFNKYKSIFTLVLYFLFGGLLVVASVLSSIQDGDAILQIVYSAFIILIIYLVVINSWQFLFNIIPSILEKSIDAKNGYVLTLSAAVMVIYIVFIIFDITYLAEIMIFVLIIGFIALLGVNLNMIVGEINIFQNLRGRKSKAVTRVVFIVFFGFHIYVVLYASVVAYSIYNWQPDAYNFTEVHYDITVDDEIYSSGTLVEQVYDMNGDPVNQVYDMNGDPLTMGIDENGNTLTIYDEQGNMLWDFYDSSGGNLFNFTDTNGNFINNPFFYEGRLAIIDTKVERLHTYGDFLYWTVISVSTIGYGDIAPSTEYPIAQAWGGFLGIYGLTFFALSISFVSNIAMEGINSVREESRKHD, from the coding sequence ATGGCTGAAACAAAAAAAACCACAACAAGTAGTACCAAAAAATCAACAACGACAAAGAAACCAAGTACACAAAAAAAATCAACATCCACAAAAAAATCGACAACAAGTACAAAAAAACCGAGTACGAGAAAGAAATCAACTTCTTCAAGTACATCAAAAACAACGCGTACAAAAAAGCCAAAAGCTGAAACAGGTCGCATTAAAGACAAGTCCGAATTAACAACCTTAGAGACCTTAGAAGCTCAAGTTGAAGGTAAGGTAATACGTGAACGACAACCACTTGGGAAACTATTTTATCTGATCTTTAGTATCGTATTCTATGCGGTTGCCTATTTTTATATCAACACAACCGTATATGCGGGTAGTGATTGGATTGAAACGGCAATCTTTGCCTTTGCTGCATTGTTTATTGCCTTTGTATTGATGCTATTTAATGTGCATATGTTGGTCTTTTACTTCTTTGTATTACCATTTAGACGTCTCTTTAAACAGGCGAAAATGGAAGCCCATAAAGAAATCTTCTTTAGTGTTGGAAAAAACAAAGTCCAAACAACATTCAACAAATACAAATCCATCTTTACATTGGTCTTGTATTTCTTATTTGGTGGACTCCTAGTTGTTGCCTCAGTACTATCAAGCATTCAAGATGGAGACGCCATTCTTCAAATTGTCTACAGTGCCTTTATCATCTTGATTATTTACCTAGTTGTGATTAACTCGTGGCAATTCTTATTCAATATCATCCCTAGTATCTTAGAAAAAAGCATTGATGCCAAAAACGGCTATGTATTAACACTAAGCGCCGCTGTTATGGTGATCTATATCGTCTTTATCATCTTTGACATCACCTATTTAGCAGAGATTATGATCTTTGTTCTAATCATTGGATTTATTGCCTTATTAGGAGTGAATCTCAATATGATTGTCGGCGAAATAAATATCTTCCAAAACCTTCGGGGACGTAAAAGCAAAGCCGTTACCCGCGTCGTCTTTATCGTCTTCTTCGGATTCCATATTTATGTTGTATTATATGCTAGTGTTGTTGCCTATAGTATTTATAACTGGCAACCCGATGCTTATAATTTTACCGAAGTCCATTACGACATTACCGTCGATGATGAAATCTATTCCAGTGGAACCCTTGTCGAACAAGTCTATGATATGAATGGCGATCCTGTCAATCAAGTCTATGATATGAATGGCGATCCCCTAACCATGGGAATCGATGAGAATGGGAATACCCTCACCATCTATGATGAACAAGGAAACATGTTATGGGATTTCTATGATTCATCCGGTGGTAATCTGTTCAACTTTACCGATACCAATGGTAACTTCATCAATAACCCGTTCTTCTATGAAGGGCGTCTAGCGATAATCGATACCAAAGTTGAACGCCTTCATACCTATGGCGACTTCCTTTATTGGACTGTTATTAGTGTCTCAACCATCGGTTATGGCGACATCGCTCCGTCCACCGAATATCCGATTGCTCAGGCTTGGGGAGGATTCCTAGGGATCTACGGGTTAACATTCTTTGCCTTAAGTATTTCATTTGTATCAAACATCGCCATGGAAGGAATCAATTCTGTACGAGAGGAATCACGAAAACATGATTGA
- a CDS encoding WG repeat-containing protein, with protein MKALRYLIIGLLVVTLVACKPNKQQVDNTLDISDLLIIVEKDDQIGLINQQGETIVSLQYDDIRRCGTYYLAQDEHIDILDYQGELVNRIDDASLNGYSTFDCPSATEETSISTIFSYTANNLIGFANLDGIVLISPQYMSGQAYFREYGVARVTNSDGKLGFIDRDGSTIITFDHVNMGHPSSERIVATKDGSFGVYDTSGNLVIPMEYQYITAYNGDIAIASKTIGDQYLYGAIDTAGNIVIPFQYEFLSFATHGNLVLFQEGLKFGYLDFYGNQVLEPNYALPLNFSEAGYAHYFNGSLVSLIKNDGTTVFEFFGQEIYRADSRGEYYVIFNNNTYYVYDNQGNQVLSSDLQINYIYDDLAFFIDEENDTQGFMDMNESILYDGDGIVIPGSNLDYGIYRVQLTDGEDITYRFVNRNGDYINDITYDNAYTITIFGLIPVAQDGLWGFINPEGDIVVPLEYDNIEVGLMIS; from the coding sequence ATGAAAGCTTTACGATACCTAATCATCGGTTTATTAGTAGTCACACTAGTGGCTTGTAAACCGAATAAACAACAAGTGGATAATACCCTTGATATATCGGATTTACTAATCATTGTTGAGAAAGATGATCAAATCGGTTTAATCAACCAGCAAGGTGAAACAATTGTGTCTTTGCAATACGACGACATTCGTCGCTGTGGGACTTATTATCTTGCCCAAGACGAGCATATTGATATATTGGATTACCAAGGTGAACTAGTGAATCGAATTGATGATGCATCACTCAATGGATACAGTACCTTTGATTGTCCTTCTGCGACCGAAGAAACATCCATTTCTACCATCTTCTCCTATACAGCAAACAACCTCATCGGGTTTGCCAATTTAGATGGTATTGTTCTCATCAGCCCCCAGTACATGAGTGGCCAAGCTTACTTCCGTGAATATGGAGTTGCCCGTGTCACCAATAGTGATGGGAAACTCGGATTCATCGATCGCGATGGAAGTACGATCATAACCTTTGATCACGTAAATATGGGACACCCTAGTAGTGAGCGTATTGTTGCTACAAAAGATGGGTCGTTTGGTGTCTATGATACTTCCGGAAATTTAGTTATTCCAATGGAGTATCAATACATTACCGCATACAACGGTGATATTGCCATCGCTTCTAAAACGATTGGTGATCAGTATCTATATGGTGCGATTGACACCGCTGGAAACATTGTGATTCCGTTTCAATATGAGTTTCTATCCTTTGCCACACATGGAAACCTCGTGTTATTCCAAGAAGGGCTGAAATTTGGATATTTGGATTTCTATGGGAATCAAGTGCTGGAACCTAATTACGCTTTACCATTAAACTTTAGTGAAGCTGGATATGCCCATTACTTCAATGGCAGTTTGGTCTCGCTAATTAAAAACGATGGTACGACTGTGTTTGAATTTTTCGGACAAGAAATCTACCGTGCTGATAGTCGCGGGGAATATTATGTAATTTTCAATAATAATACCTATTATGTCTATGACAATCAAGGCAATCAAGTCCTAAGCAGCGATCTGCAAATCAACTATATTTACGATGATTTAGCATTCTTCATCGATGAAGAAAATGATACTCAAGGTTTTATGGATATGAATGAAAGCATCCTCTATGATGGCGATGGAATAGTGATTCCTGGTTCCAATTTAGATTATGGCATATATCGTGTTCAACTTACCGATGGTGAAGACATTACCTATCGTTTTGTCAATCGCAATGGCGATTATATCAATGACATTACCTATGACAACGCATATACAATTACCATATTTGGTTTAATACCTGTCGCTCAAGATGGGTTGTGGGGATTCATTAATCCAGAAGGCGATATTGTGGTTCCTTTGGAGTACGACAATATCGAAGTAGGTTTAATGATATCCTAA